Proteins encoded by one window of Nicotiana tabacum cultivar K326 chromosome 10, ASM71507v2, whole genome shotgun sequence:
- the LOC142165090 gene encoding secreted RxLR effector protein 161-like has product MGEADYILRVKIQRDCSKKLLSLSQEAYIKKILEHFRMNNCKSMDTPIARGETLSLEMCSKTENEKEDMSRVPYSSVVGSLMYAMMCTRPDICYDVGLVSRYQSNPGRDHWKVVKRIFRYLKGTVDYSLCYNRNDLYLRGYTDVDWAGDQNNRKSTSGYAFLLNGGAISWKSKKQTCTILSTMEVEFVSCASTVQEVIWLKRFFEHLDITKNSQDPMTLYCDSQAL; this is encoded by the coding sequence ATGGGCGAGGCAGACTATATCCTTAGAGTTAAGATCCAAAGAGACTGTTCCAAAAAGTTATTGAGTCTATCTCAAGAAGcttatataaagaaaattttggAGCATTTTCGCATGAACAATTGCAAATCCATGGATACTCCTATAGCGAGAGGTGAAACTTTAAGCCTTGAAATGTGTTCCAAgactgaaaatgaaaaggaagacatGTCTCGAGTTCCATATTCAAGTGTTGTCGGGAGCTTGATGTATGCTATGATGTGTACTCGCCCAGACATTTGTTATGATGTAGGTCTGGTTAGCAGGTATCAATCCAATCCTGGAAGAGATCATTGGAAAGTTGTGAAGAGAATTTTCAGATACCTGAAGGGAACTGTAGATTATTCACTATGTTATAATAGAAATGATTTATACTTAAGAGGATATACAGATGTTGATTGGGCTGGTgaccaaaataatagaaaatcaACATCCGGTTATGCCTTCTTACTTAATGGTGGTGCCATATCATGGAAAAGTAAGAAACAAACCTGTACAATCCTTTCAACGATGGAAGTTGAGTTTGTGTCTTGTGCATCTACAGTACAAGAAGTTATTTGGTTGAAGAGATTCTTTGAGCATTTGGATATTACAAAGAACTCTCAGGATCCCATGACTctatattgtgatagtcaagcgttgtaa